The Shewanella zhangzhouensis genome has a window encoding:
- a CDS encoding TerC family protein translates to METWWLWAAFAAIVLTLLWVDIKFVGGKSHKVSMKEALTWSLVWFAVAMAFNAGVWAWFDYSVGREIANDKALEFLTAYVIEKALAVDNVFVWLMIFSYFAIPPELQRRVLLYGVLGAIVMRAGMVFGGIWLINQFHWLLYVFGAFLVFTGVKMLLTADKETDLSTNRGLLWLRSKMKLTEHLEGERFFVLREGVKYATPLFLVLILVEISDLIFAVDSIPAIFAVTTDPFIVLTSNIFAIMGLRAMYFLLQGAAEKFSLLKYGLAIILVFIGFKLMLIDVFHLPIAVALGVVGTILVGSMLLSLWVNRDKPTQFE, encoded by the coding sequence GTGGAAACCTGGTGGTTGTGGGCTGCGTTTGCAGCCATAGTGCTGACCCTGCTGTGGGTCGATATTAAATTTGTAGGCGGCAAGAGTCATAAAGTCTCGATGAAGGAGGCGCTGACCTGGTCGCTGGTGTGGTTTGCGGTGGCTATGGCGTTTAACGCCGGTGTCTGGGCGTGGTTCGATTACTCGGTTGGCCGTGAAATTGCCAACGACAAGGCGCTGGAATTCCTGACTGCCTACGTGATTGAAAAAGCGCTGGCCGTGGATAACGTCTTCGTTTGGTTGATGATTTTCTCTTACTTTGCCATTCCACCTGAGCTGCAACGGCGGGTGCTGCTATATGGGGTGCTGGGTGCCATTGTGATGCGCGCCGGTATGGTATTTGGCGGCATCTGGCTGATTAACCAGTTCCACTGGTTGCTGTATGTGTTTGGCGCCTTCCTGGTGTTCACCGGCGTAAAAATGCTGCTGACCGCCGACAAGGAAACCGACCTTTCCACCAATCGCGGACTGCTGTGGCTGCGCAGTAAGATGAAGTTGACCGAGCATCTGGAAGGTGAGCGTTTCTTTGTGCTGCGTGAAGGGGTGAAATACGCCACACCGCTGTTTTTGGTGCTGATATTGGTGGAGATAAGCGATCTTATCTTTGCGGTGGACAGCATCCCGGCCATTTTTGCCGTGACCACAGATCCCTTTATTGTGCTCACCTCCAACATCTTCGCCATCATGGGCCTGCGGGCCATGTACTTCCTGCTGCAGGGCGCGGCCGAGAAGTTCAGCCTGCTCAAATATGGCCTGGCCATCATCCTGGTGTTTATCGGCTTTAAGCTGATGCTGATTGATGTATTCCACCTGCCGATTGCAGTGGCACTTGGCGTTGTGGGCACTATCCTGGTGGGCTCGATGCTGCTGAGCCTGTGGGTGAATCGCGACAAGCCCACGCAGTTCGAATAA
- a CDS encoding 3-hydroxybutyrate dehydrogenase, producing MSGGQRSLEGKVGLITGSTSGIGLATAQVLAEQGCNLILHGLLPEDEGQSLAADFAAQYGIRTFFSNADLRQPESIHRFMTEGTEALGSIDILVNNAGIQHTDSVANFPIEKWNDIIAINLSSAFHTIQQAVPAMAQKRWGRIINIASVHGLVASVNKAAYCAAKHGIVGLTKVVAIECAEQGITVNAICPGWVDTPLINKQIEAVANTKGLDYHEARYQLVTAKQPLPEMLDPRQIGEFALFLCGDAARGITGASLAMDGGWTAQ from the coding sequence ATGTCGGGTGGACAAAGGAGTTTAGAAGGCAAGGTCGGGCTTATCACAGGCTCCACCAGTGGGATTGGCCTGGCCACGGCTCAGGTACTGGCCGAGCAGGGTTGCAACCTGATATTGCATGGGCTGTTACCAGAGGATGAAGGCCAATCCCTGGCGGCCGACTTTGCGGCCCAATACGGCATTCGCACCTTTTTCAGCAATGCAGACTTGCGCCAGCCAGAGAGCATCCACCGCTTTATGACAGAAGGCACTGAAGCCCTCGGCAGCATAGATATTCTTGTCAACAATGCCGGTATTCAGCACACCGACTCAGTAGCCAATTTCCCCATTGAAAAATGGAACGATATCATCGCGATAAATCTGTCATCGGCCTTTCACACCATACAGCAGGCCGTACCCGCCATGGCGCAAAAGCGCTGGGGCCGGATCATCAATATCGCCTCGGTACATGGCCTGGTGGCATCGGTAAATAAGGCCGCCTATTGTGCTGCCAAGCACGGCATTGTCGGCCTGACCAAGGTGGTTGCCATCGAGTGCGCCGAGCAGGGCATTACCGTTAATGCCATCTGCCCCGGCTGGGTCGACACTCCCCTTATCAACAAACAGATAGAGGCCGTCGCCAACACCAAAGGGCTTGACTATCACGAAGCCAGATACCAATTGGTCACCGCCAAACAGCCGCTGCCGGAAATGCTCGACCCCAGGCAAATAGGCGAATTTGCGCTGTTCCTCTGCGGTGATGCTGCCCGCGGCATCACAGGGGCTTCACTCGCCATGGACGGGGGCTGGACGGCCCAGTAA
- a CDS encoding dTDP-4-dehydrorhamnose reductase family protein, which produces MANIMVTGATGLLGRAVVRALSASHTVTGTGFSRAAEGIIRLDLTDADAVATAVADIAPQVIVHCAAERRPDVSAQNPDAAKALNLSATEALCQAARACGAWLIYISTDYVFDGTEPPYSEDAAPNPVNFYGETKLLGEKATASLMPDAAILRLPILYGEVERLNESAVLVLIEQLLDYQKQGVDDWAIRRPTSTADIADAINGMIGKHLEGEQISGIYHFSAAETMTKHGMIVALAQILGKDSGHLIAQSSPTDTARRPRDCTLSCRRLEALGLLKTRPFNVAAAEALAASSAALANAGH; this is translated from the coding sequence ATGGCAAACATTATGGTAACGGGGGCAACCGGGCTTCTGGGCCGCGCAGTGGTCAGGGCATTGTCTGCCAGCCACACAGTTACAGGCACAGGTTTCAGCCGCGCCGCAGAGGGCATTATTCGGCTGGATTTAACTGATGCCGATGCCGTTGCAACAGCGGTGGCTGATATTGCGCCCCAGGTGATAGTGCACTGCGCCGCCGAGCGTAGACCCGATGTGTCGGCACAAAACCCGGACGCCGCCAAGGCACTCAACTTATCGGCCACCGAGGCCCTGTGCCAGGCGGCCAGGGCCTGTGGTGCCTGGCTCATTTATATATCCACTGACTATGTGTTTGATGGCACTGAGCCGCCCTACAGTGAAGATGCTGCCCCCAACCCGGTGAATTTTTACGGCGAAACCAAGTTGCTGGGGGAAAAGGCCACGGCGAGCTTGATGCCGGATGCCGCCATACTGAGGTTGCCGATTTTGTATGGTGAGGTGGAGCGCCTCAATGAGTCGGCGGTGTTGGTGTTGATTGAGCAGCTGCTGGATTATCAAAAGCAGGGTGTGGATGACTGGGCGATTCGCAGGCCAACATCAACGGCGGACATAGCCGATGCCATCAATGGCATGATTGGCAAACATCTCGAGGGTGAGCAAATCAGCGGCATCTATCATTTCAGCGCTGCCGAGACCATGACCAAGCACGGCATGATAGTGGCGCTGGCCCAGATTTTGGGTAAAGACAGTGGCCATTTGATAGCCCAGTCGAGCCCCACAGATACCGCCAGGCGACCGAGAGATTGCACCTTAAGCTGCCGGCGGCTCGAGGCGCTGGGACTCTTGAAGACCCGGCCGTTCAACGTGGCGGCGGCCGAGGCGCTTGCTGCCTCTTCGGCAGCGCTGGCCAATGCAGGCCATTGA
- the ssb gene encoding single-stranded DNA-binding protein: MASRGVNKVILVGNLGQDPEVRYMPNGNAVANITVATSESWKDNQGQQQERTEWHRVVMFGKLAEITGEYLRKGSQVYLEGKLQTRKWKDQSGQDRYTTEIVVDQSGSMQMLGGRNQGQGQGAPAAGQGGQSQGGYSAPAQNQYAPAPQAAQPSYSAPAQQPQQAAYQQPQQAQGGYGQQAPQQQGGYQSKPQQSAPAYQPQQAPQQRPAPQPQQQNYTPDLDDGWDDDIPF, from the coding sequence ATGGCCAGTCGTGGTGTGAATAAAGTGATTCTGGTAGGTAACCTTGGGCAAGACCCTGAGGTGCGCTACATGCCCAACGGCAATGCGGTAGCCAATATCACGGTCGCCACCAGTGAGTCCTGGAAGGACAACCAAGGTCAGCAGCAGGAGCGTACCGAATGGCACCGTGTGGTGATGTTTGGCAAGCTGGCTGAAATCACCGGTGAGTACCTGCGCAAGGGCTCTCAGGTATACCTGGAAGGCAAGCTGCAAACCCGTAAGTGGAAAGATCAGAGTGGTCAAGACAGATACACTACTGAAATCGTAGTGGATCAGAGCGGCAGCATGCAGATGCTTGGTGGACGCAACCAGGGCCAGGGTCAGGGCGCGCCTGCAGCTGGTCAGGGTGGCCAGTCTCAGGGCGGTTACAGCGCACCTGCTCAAAACCAATACGCACCGGCGCCGCAGGCCGCACAGCCAAGCTACAGCGCTCCTGCACAGCAGCCTCAGCAAGCGGCTTATCAGCAGCCACAGCAGGCTCAGGGTGGTTATGGTCAGCAGGCGCCACAGCAGCAGGGCGGTTATCAGAGCAAGCCTCAGCAGTCTGCTCCGGCTTACCAGCCACAGCAGGCACCACAGCAGCGTCCGGCCCCTCAGCCACAGCAGCAAAACTACACCCCTGATCTGGATGATGGCTGGGACGACGATATCCCGTTCTAA
- the uvrA gene encoding excinuclease ABC subunit UvrA: MDKIEIRGARTHNLKNINLTIPRDKLIVITGLSGSGKSSLAFDTLYAEGQRRYVESLSAYARQFLSLMEKPDVDHIEGLSPAISIEQKSTSHNPRSTVGTITEVYDYLRLLFARVGEPRCPTHGQPLAAQTVSQMVDKVLERPEGEKLMLLAPVVKARKGEHVKLLDSLSAQGYIRARIDGEVCDLSDPPTLDLHVKHTIEVVVDRFKVKDDMQQRLAESFETTLELSGGIAVVASMEEGAAEEMIFSANFACPHCGYSMAELEPRIFSFNNPAGACQTCDGLGVQQFFDPERVIVSGELSLAGGAVRGWDRRNFYYFQMLKSLAEHYEFDVEAPFSELNAKVQKIVLYGSGKEEVAFRYVNDRGDVVVRKHPFEGILNNMDRRYRETESNTVREELAKYISNQACSSCGGSRLREEARHVFIEDLNLPTLTHWSIGEAMDYFNKLEFEGQKAQIAEKILKEVRDRLGFLVNVGLNYLSLARSAETLSGGEAQRIRLASQIGAGLVGVMYVLDEPSIGLHQRDNERLLNTLTHLRDLGNTVIVVEHDEDAIRMADHIIDIGPGAGVHGGEVICDGDLAAITACEHSVTGQYISGKRKIQVEGGRTPINPEQLIELKGARGNNLKNVDLSIPVGLFTCVTGVSGSGKSTLINDTFFKIAHRALNGATVDEPAPYTSITGLEQCDKVVDIDQSPIGRTPRSNPATYTGIFTPIRELFAGTQESRTRGYQVGRFSFNVKGGRCEACQGDGLIKVEMHFLPDVYVPCDSCKGKRYNRETLEVKYKGKNIHEVLQMTVEDAREFFDAVPAIARKLQTLMDVGLSYIRLGQSATTLSGGEAQRVKLAKELSKRDTGKTLYILDEPTTGLHFADIQLLLDVLHRLKSHGNTIVVIEHNLDVIKTADWIVDLGPEGGSGGGTILVAGTPEEVAEHPTSHTARFLKPLLQR, from the coding sequence ATGGACAAGATTGAAATCCGCGGGGCCCGCACCCACAACCTCAAGAATATCAACCTGACAATCCCCAGAGACAAGCTGATTGTGATCACAGGTCTTTCGGGCTCAGGTAAGTCGTCGCTGGCGTTTGATACCCTGTACGCCGAAGGCCAGCGCCGTTATGTGGAATCTCTCTCTGCCTACGCCCGCCAGTTTTTGAGCCTGATGGAAAAGCCCGATGTGGACCATATCGAAGGTCTTAGCCCGGCCATTTCCATCGAGCAGAAGTCCACCTCCCACAACCCACGCTCCACCGTGGGCACCATTACCGAGGTGTACGATTATCTGCGTCTGCTGTTTGCCCGTGTGGGCGAGCCCCGTTGCCCTACCCACGGCCAACCGCTGGCGGCTCAGACCGTGAGCCAGATGGTCGACAAGGTGCTGGAACGCCCCGAGGGCGAAAAGCTGATGCTGTTGGCCCCTGTGGTCAAGGCCCGCAAGGGTGAGCACGTTAAGCTGCTCGACAGCCTGTCGGCCCAGGGCTATATCCGCGCCCGTATCGACGGTGAGGTGTGCGATCTGTCCGATCCCCCAACTCTGGATCTGCATGTGAAGCACACCATCGAAGTGGTGGTCGACCGCTTCAAGGTAAAGGACGACATGCAGCAGCGCCTGGCGGAGTCCTTTGAGACCACCCTTGAACTGTCCGGCGGCATCGCCGTGGTGGCCAGCATGGAAGAAGGCGCTGCCGAGGAGATGATTTTCTCGGCCAACTTTGCCTGCCCACATTGCGGTTATTCCATGGCCGAGCTGGAGCCACGGATTTTCTCCTTCAATAACCCTGCCGGCGCCTGTCAGACCTGTGACGGCCTGGGGGTACAGCAATTTTTCGACCCTGAGCGGGTTATCGTCTCCGGTGAATTGTCGCTGGCGGGTGGCGCCGTTCGCGGCTGGGACAGACGTAACTTCTATTATTTCCAGATGCTCAAGTCGCTGGCGGAGCATTATGAGTTCGATGTGGAAGCCCCCTTCAGCGAGCTGAACGCCAAGGTGCAAAAGATTGTGCTTTACGGCTCTGGCAAAGAAGAGGTGGCCTTCCGCTATGTGAACGATCGCGGCGATGTGGTGGTACGCAAGCACCCCTTCGAAGGCATTCTCAACAATATGGACAGACGCTACCGCGAGACCGAGTCCAATACGGTGCGCGAAGAGCTGGCCAAGTACATCAGCAATCAGGCCTGCAGCAGCTGCGGTGGCTCGCGCCTGCGGGAAGAAGCCCGCCATGTGTTTATTGAAGATCTCAACCTGCCAACCCTGACCCACTGGTCCATCGGCGAAGCCATGGATTACTTCAACAAGCTGGAGTTTGAAGGGCAAAAGGCGCAGATCGCCGAGAAAATATTAAAAGAAGTGCGCGATCGCCTTGGCTTCCTGGTGAACGTGGGCCTCAATTACCTGAGCCTGGCGCGCTCGGCCGAAACCCTCTCCGGCGGTGAGGCCCAGCGTATCCGTCTGGCAAGTCAGATAGGTGCGGGTCTGGTTGGGGTGATGTACGTGTTGGACGAGCCCAGTATCGGCCTGCACCAGCGCGACAATGAGCGACTGCTGAATACTCTCACTCACCTGCGGGATCTTGGCAACACAGTGATTGTGGTGGAGCACGATGAAGACGCCATCCGCATGGCCGACCATATTATCGACATAGGCCCGGGCGCCGGTGTTCATGGTGGCGAGGTGATTTGCGACGGCGATTTGGCCGCCATCACCGCCTGCGAGCACTCGGTCACCGGCCAGTACATTTCCGGCAAGCGTAAAATCCAGGTTGAGGGCGGTCGTACCCCCATCAACCCAGAGCAACTTATCGAACTGAAGGGTGCCCGTGGTAACAACCTCAAAAATGTCGACCTCAGCATTCCGGTTGGCCTCTTTACCTGCGTGACCGGGGTGTCAGGCTCGGGTAAATCCACCCTGATTAACGACACCTTCTTCAAGATTGCCCACAGGGCGCTCAACGGCGCCACTGTGGATGAACCCGCGCCTTACACCAGCATCACAGGGCTTGAGCAGTGCGACAAGGTGGTGGATATCGACCAGAGCCCCATCGGCCGTACCCCACGCTCCAACCCCGCCACCTACACAGGCATCTTCACCCCCATACGGGAACTCTTTGCCGGTACCCAGGAGTCCCGCACCCGGGGTTATCAGGTGGGCCGCTTCTCCTTTAACGTTAAGGGCGGCCGCTGTGAGGCCTGTCAGGGCGATGGTCTTATCAAGGTAGAGATGCACTTCCTGCCGGATGTGTATGTGCCCTGCGACTCCTGTAAGGGCAAACGCTACAACCGCGAAACCCTGGAAGTGAAATACAAGGGCAAGAACATCCACGAAGTGCTGCAGATGACGGTGGAAGACGCCCGGGAATTTTTCGATGCCGTGCCCGCCATCGCCCGCAAATTGCAAACCCTGATGGATGTAGGCCTGTCTTACATTCGTCTCGGCCAGAGCGCCACCACCCTATCGGGCGGCGAGGCCCAGCGGGTAAAACTGGCCAAGGAGCTGTCGAAACGCGACACGGGCAAAACCCTGTATATTCTCGATGAGCCAACAACGGGTCTGCACTTTGCCGATATCCAGCTGCTGTTGGACGTACTGCACCGCCTCAAGTCCCATGGCAACACCATAGTGGTGATTGAACACAATCTGGATGTCATCAAGACAGCCGACTGGATTGTGGATTTGGGCCCCGAAGGCGGCTCTGGCGGTGGCACCATTTTGGTGGCCGGCACGCCGGAGGAAGTGGCCGAGCATCCCACCTCTCACACAGCGCGCTTCTTAAAGCCGCTGCTGCAACGCTAG
- a CDS encoding M28 family peptidase yields MSAPTCRRDLTADWVSLTAINQDVEYLASAPLAGRKTGTEGALLARQYLAVRFGESGLQPVAADFSPMTPGSLEQTAQDSHPFFHPFSIEKLFGQREGTNVIGLLPAAKASSRWRVVLAHYDHLGTSGSRHFAGADDNASGVAALLALAKQAAKDPSRPADLNLVFVATDAEEPGLYGSQALATHLGELGIVPELALNLDMVGHPGSPYAIYMEGSRKFANADELRALVESNGLCARLSHSRLERDGSAMKVNYLKASDHYPFHKSGVPWLYFGVPPHPQYHTVDDTPDKLDFNFLAATIEAVYPLLWTRLEPKQPQG; encoded by the coding sequence GTGTCTGCTCCCACATGCAGGCGTGACCTGACGGCCGATTGGGTTTCGCTGACTGCAATAAATCAGGATGTCGAATACCTGGCCTCGGCGCCCCTGGCCGGTCGCAAAACCGGCACCGAAGGGGCCTTGCTTGCCCGCCAGTATCTGGCTGTGCGTTTTGGTGAGTCGGGTCTGCAGCCGGTGGCGGCAGACTTTTCGCCCATGACGCCGGGAAGCCTTGAGCAAACGGCGCAAGACAGCCATCCCTTCTTTCACCCCTTCAGCATTGAAAAACTCTTCGGCCAACGTGAGGGAACCAACGTGATAGGGCTGCTGCCGGCGGCGAAGGCCAGTTCGCGCTGGCGGGTCGTGCTGGCCCACTACGATCATCTGGGCACAAGTGGCTCGAGACACTTTGCCGGTGCCGATGACAATGCCTCCGGCGTCGCCGCCCTGTTGGCGCTGGCAAAACAAGCGGCAAAGGATCCGTCGCGCCCGGCGGATCTCAACCTGGTCTTTGTGGCAACCGATGCAGAAGAGCCTGGGCTGTATGGCAGTCAGGCGCTGGCAACCCATCTCGGCGAGCTTGGTATAGTGCCCGAGTTGGCGCTGAATCTGGATATGGTCGGCCATCCCGGCAGTCCCTACGCCATCTACATGGAAGGCAGCCGCAAATTTGCCAATGCCGATGAACTCAGGGCGTTGGTGGAGAGTAACGGTCTCTGTGCCCGTCTCAGTCATTCACGGTTAGAGCGGGATGGCAGCGCCATGAAGGTGAACTATCTCAAAGCCTCTGATCACTACCCTTTCCATAAAAGCGGCGTGCCCTGGCTGTATTTTGGTGTGCCTCCCCACCCTCAGTACCACACGGTGGACGATACCCCGGATAAACTGGACTTCAACTTCCTGGCGGCGACCATAGAGGCGGTATACCCTTTACTCTGGACCCGGCTGGAACCCAAGCAGCCTCAGGGGTAA
- a CDS encoding MFS transporter, which produces MANSGLSATEKKVAFSLASVFGLRMMGLFMIMPVFALYGQHLEGFSPLWVGIAIGAYGLTQALLQIPMGILSDKFGRKPIILIGLLVFAVGSVVAAMADSIYGVVFGRALQGMGAIAAAVLALAADLTRDEQRTKVMAIIGMCIGFSFALSLLVGPVVAQHMGLSGLFALTAGLALFGMLIVQLLVPNPVHQAPKGDTLAAPAKLMRMLKDPQLFRLDAGIFILHLVLTAVFVALPLDLVDAGLVKEKHWMLYFPAFIGAFFLMVPLIIIGVKRKNTKGMFQVALVIMMLALAVMALFADNLWLLAFAVLLFFTGFNYLEASLPSLIAKFCPVGEKGSAMGVYSTSQFLGAFCGGLLGGGAFQLLGAAGVFVVALGLMALWLVLTLGMKNPVLLKSYTLEAKVAGREQAREMASRLSQLAGVAEAIVVLEEKVAYLKVDEQFDLREARAVLGSAN; this is translated from the coding sequence ATGGCTAACAGCGGTCTTTCGGCCACCGAGAAAAAAGTCGCCTTTTCACTGGCCAGCGTATTCGGCCTGCGAATGATGGGTCTGTTTATGATCATGCCGGTGTTTGCCCTTTACGGCCAACACCTCGAAGGTTTCTCACCCCTGTGGGTGGGTATCGCCATTGGCGCCTATGGTTTGACCCAGGCGCTGCTGCAAATCCCCATGGGTATTCTGTCGGATAAATTTGGCCGCAAGCCCATTATTCTTATCGGCTTGCTGGTGTTTGCCGTGGGCAGCGTGGTTGCCGCCATGGCCGACAGCATCTACGGAGTAGTCTTCGGCCGTGCCCTGCAGGGCATGGGGGCCATTGCCGCCGCCGTACTGGCGCTGGCCGCCGACCTGACCCGTGACGAGCAGCGCACCAAGGTCATGGCCATTATTGGCATGTGTATCGGTTTTTCCTTTGCGCTGTCATTGCTGGTGGGCCCTGTGGTGGCGCAGCATATGGGGCTTTCGGGGCTCTTTGCCCTCACCGCTGGCCTGGCGCTTTTTGGCATGCTGATAGTGCAGCTTTTGGTGCCAAATCCGGTGCATCAGGCACCCAAGGGTGACACCCTGGCGGCGCCTGCCAAGCTGATGCGGATGCTCAAAGACCCGCAGCTGTTTCGCCTCGATGCCGGTATCTTTATTTTGCACCTGGTGCTGACGGCGGTGTTTGTGGCGCTGCCGCTGGATCTGGTGGATGCAGGCCTTGTCAAAGAAAAGCATTGGATGCTCTACTTCCCGGCCTTTATCGGTGCCTTTTTCTTGATGGTGCCGCTTATCATCATCGGCGTGAAGCGTAAGAACACCAAGGGCATGTTCCAGGTGGCATTGGTGATCATGATGCTGGCCCTCGCTGTGATGGCGCTCTTTGCCGATAACCTGTGGTTGTTGGCCTTTGCCGTGCTGCTGTTTTTTACCGGTTTTAACTACCTTGAAGCCTCTCTGCCCAGCCTGATTGCCAAGTTTTGCCCCGTGGGTGAAAAGGGCTCGGCCATGGGCGTGTATTCCACCAGTCAGTTCCTTGGCGCCTTCTGCGGTGGTCTGCTGGGCGGCGGCGCCTTCCAGTTGTTGGGAGCGGCGGGCGTGTTTGTGGTGGCGCTGGGTTTGATGGCGCTGTGGCTGGTGCTCACCCTGGGGATGAAGAACCCGGTACTGCTCAAGAGCTACACTCTGGAAGCCAAGGTGGCAGGCCGTGAGCAGGCCCGCGAGATGGCCAGCAGGCTGTCGCAATTGGCCGGTGTAGCCGAAGCCATTGTGGTGCTTGAAGAAAAAGTTGCTTACCTCAAAGTGGATGAGCAATTCGATTTAAGAGAAGCCAGAGCTGTGTTAGGCTCTGCAAATTAA
- a CDS encoding DEAD/DEAH box helicase — MSSNEKTFRELGLTESVLRALDELGYETPTPIQAASIQPLMSGQDILGQAQTGTGKTGAFALPLLCSVDANLNAPQILVLAPTRELAVQVAEAFTSYAKHMKGFHVLPIYGGQSMYQQLQALRRGPQVVVGTPGRVMDHMRRGTLKLDTLKALVLDEADEMLKMGFIDDIEWILEHTPESRQLALFSATMPEQIKRVANKHLRNPVNISIAASHTTVESIEQRFVQVSQHNKLEALVRVLEVENTEGIIIFVRTRNSCVELAEKLEARGYAASPLHGDMNQQARERAVDQLKSGKLDILIATDVAARGLDVERIGHVVNYDIPYDTEAYVHRIGRTGRAGRTGMAILFVTSREMRMLRTIERATNSRISPMKVPSPESVAERRLSRLGEQVAGILANEHLDFMKGAVAQLCQQLEVDTEQLAAALLHQVQLERPLQLPAMHERQRDNFDERTGRGQNDRAERGDREGRNERRRDSRPLPGNFGSADTLKDNPDISMKRYLIDVGRDHNVGVGNIVGAIANEANIDSRYIGQIQLYDAVTTVDLPDGMPKEVLQHLKKVRVCGKPLNIREVSTDGSDEIPVSNGPVSKRPRKPSGDRPERGERKFNDRGGDRGDRGGDRGDRKFGERKSFDKKPASKPRRPKED, encoded by the coding sequence ATGTCATCCAATGAAAAGACTTTCCGCGAACTCGGTCTGACCGAGTCTGTTTTGCGTGCCCTCGACGAGCTGGGTTATGAAACCCCTACGCCCATCCAGGCCGCCAGTATCCAACCTCTGATGTCCGGCCAGGACATCCTGGGTCAGGCACAAACAGGTACGGGTAAAACCGGTGCCTTTGCACTGCCACTGCTGTGCAGTGTCGATGCCAACCTCAATGCCCCGCAAATTCTGGTGCTGGCCCCAACCCGCGAACTCGCGGTACAGGTTGCCGAAGCCTTCACCAGCTATGCCAAACACATGAAGGGTTTCCACGTACTGCCTATCTACGGTGGCCAGAGCATGTATCAGCAGCTCCAGGCACTGCGCCGTGGTCCACAGGTGGTTGTGGGTACACCAGGCCGTGTTATGGACCATATGCGCCGTGGCACCCTGAAGCTCGACACCCTCAAAGCGCTGGTACTCGACGAAGCCGATGAAATGCTGAAAATGGGCTTCATCGACGATATCGAGTGGATCCTCGAGCACACCCCGGAGAGCCGCCAGCTGGCACTGTTCTCGGCCACCATGCCTGAGCAGATCAAGCGCGTTGCCAACAAGCACCTGCGCAATCCGGTGAACATCAGCATCGCCGCCAGCCACACCACAGTGGAATCTATCGAGCAGCGTTTTGTGCAGGTTTCCCAGCACAACAAACTCGAGGCCCTGGTGCGGGTACTGGAAGTGGAAAACACTGAAGGTATCATCATCTTTGTGCGTACCCGTAACTCCTGTGTGGAACTGGCCGAAAAGCTGGAAGCCCGTGGTTATGCCGCATCACCTCTGCACGGTGATATGAACCAGCAAGCCCGTGAGCGCGCCGTAGATCAACTGAAATCCGGTAAGCTGGATATTCTGATCGCCACCGACGTGGCCGCCCGTGGTCTGGACGTTGAGCGTATCGGCCACGTAGTTAACTACGATATTCCTTACGATACCGAAGCTTACGTACACCGTATTGGTCGTACCGGCCGCGCGGGTCGTACCGGTATGGCAATTCTGTTTGTGACCAGCCGTGAAATGCGCATGCTGCGCACCATCGAGCGTGCCACCAACAGCCGTATATCTCCAATGAAGGTCCCAAGCCCTGAGTCTGTGGCCGAGCGCCGTCTGTCTCGCCTGGGTGAGCAGGTTGCCGGCATCCTCGCCAACGAGCACCTGGACTTTATGAAAGGCGCCGTGGCTCAGCTGTGTCAGCAGCTGGAAGTGGATACCGAGCAACTGGCCGCAGCCCTGTTGCATCAGGTGCAGTTGGAGCGTCCATTGCAGCTGCCAGCCATGCACGAGCGTCAGCGTGACAACTTCGACGAGCGCACCGGCCGTGGCCAGAATGATCGCGCCGAGCGCGGTGATCGTGAAGGCCGTAACGAGCGCCGTCGTGACTCCCGTCCTCTTCCGGGCAATTTCGGCAGTGCCGATACCCTCAAGGACAACCCGGACATCAGCATGAAGCGTTATCTCATCGATGTGGGTCGTGACCATAACGTGGGTGTGGGCAACATCGTCGGCGCCATCGCCAACGAAGCCAACATCGACAGCCGCTATATCGGCCAGATCCAGCTGTACGATGCCGTGACCACAGTTGACCTGCCAGACGGCATGCCAAAAGAAGTACTGCAGCACCTGAAAAAAGTGCGCGTATGTGGCAAGCCACTGAACATCCGTGAAGTCAGCACAGATGGCAGCGACGAAATCCCGGTAAGCAACGGTCCTGTTTCCAAGCGCCCACGTAAGCCATCCGGCGATCGTCCTGAGCGCGGTGAGCGTAAGTTCAACGATCGCGGCGGTGACCGTGGTGACCGCGGTGGTGATCGTGGCGACCGCAAGTTCGGCGAGCGCAAGAGCTTCGACAAGAAGCCTGCCAGCAAGCCACGCCGTCCAAAGGAAGACTAA